One Brassica oleracea var. oleracea cultivar TO1000 chromosome C7, BOL, whole genome shotgun sequence genomic window carries:
- the LOC106307081 gene encoding serine carboxypeptidase-like 29: protein MAKTRWFCFAIALLVIARFCNCEEAVLSQKEQDRVSRLPGQDFDVDFAHYSGFVTTNEKLGRALFYWFFEAAEDSASKPLVLWLNGGPGCSSVGFGEAEEIGPFHIKSDGKTLYLNQYSWNQVANILFLDAPVGVGYSYSNTSSDLLTNGDQRTAKDSLQFLLKWVELYPEFKGREFYIVGESYAGHYIPQLSQAIVEHNQASGENTINLMGYMVGNGLMDDYHDSLGLYQYIWTLGFISDQTYSLLKLKCGLEPFVHTSEVCLKALDIMDMEIGEIDQYSVFTPTCVANASQAKMLLKKRAVGGRVSEQYDPCTMKHSKVYFNLPEVQEALHVPPGLAPSKWDVCSDVVSENWKDSPSSVLNIYHELIAAGLRIWVFSGDADAVVPVTSTRYSIDALKLHPVSPYGPWYIDGQVGGWTQEYDGLNFVTVRGAGHEVPLHRPKEALALFQAFISGTSLPTPENSIRSDKSELVGDS from the exons ATGGCTAAAACCAGATGGTTTTGCTTCGCTATCGCTCTTTTAGTGATTGCCCGTTTCTGTAACTGCGAAGAAGCAGTCTTGTCTCAGAAAGAACAGGACAGGGTCTCGAGATTGCCTGGTCAGGATTTCGATGTAGACTTTGCTCACTACTCGGGGTTCGTTACCACTAATGAGAAGCTGGGAAGAGCACTCTTCTACTGGTTCTTCGAAGCTGCTGAAGATTCTGCGTCTAAGCCTCTTGTTCTCTGGCTCAACGGAG GGCCAGGATGTTCATCTGTTGGATTTGGTGAAGCAGAAGAGATAGGACCGTTCCACATTAAGTCAGATGGGAAGACTCTTTACCTTAATCAATATTCTTGGAACCAAG TTGCGAATATTTTGTTCCTTGATGCACCTGTTGGAGTTGGTTATTCATACTCAAACACTTCTTCTGATTTGCTTACCAATGGTGATCAGAGAACTG CGAAAGACTCACTGCAGTTTCTTCTGAAATGGGTTGAGCTTTATCCGGAGTTCAAAGGAAGAGAGTTTTACATAGTTGGGGAGAGCTATGCAG GGCATTACATTCCTCAGCTGAGTCAAGCCATTGTAGAACATAACCAAGCGTCTGGCGAAAACACCATTAATCTGATGGGTTACATG GTAGGTAATGGGCTGATGGATGATTACCATGACAGCCTCGGTCTTTACCAGTATATCTGGACCTTGGGTTTCATCTCCGACCAAACATACAGCTTACTGAAACTCAAGTGCGGTTTGGAACCCTTTGTTCACACATCCGAAGTGTGTCTCAAGGCTCTGGACATAATGGACATGGAGATAGGTGAGATAGACCAATACAGCGTCTTCACCCCAACCTGTGTTGCCAACGCTTCCCAGGCAAAGATGTTGCTGAAGAAAAGAGCAGTAGGTGGCCGTGTGAGTGAACAGTACGATCCTTGCACGATGAAACACTCTAAAGTGTATTTCAATCTTCCGGAGGTTCAAGAAGCTCTCCATGTCCCACCGGGACTTGCACCATCCAAATGGGATGTTTGCAG TGATGTTGTGAGTGAAAACTGGAAGGACTCTCCTTCCTCGGTTCTGAACATTTACCACGAGCTTATAGCTGCAGGGCTACGTATATGGGTTTTCAG TGGAGATGCAGATGCTGTTGTACCAGTTACATCAACTCGGTACAGCATAGATGCACTAAAACTTCACCCAGTGAGTCCCTATGGTCCTTGGTACATAGACGGACAG GTGGGAGGGTGGACTCAGGAGTATGATGGTCTAAACTTTGTGACTGTGAGAGGTGCAGGGCATGAAGTTCCTTTGCATAGACCGAAGGAGGCTCTTGCGCTATTCCAGGCTTTTATATCTGGAACTTCATTGCCAACTCCAGAGAACAGCATCAGAAGCGACAAGTCTGAACTCGTTGGTGACTCATGA
- the LOC106303439 gene encoding uncharacterized protein LOC106303439: protein MVMVSNSSHHNKEINVRRRISAIYNKREEDFSALKDYNDYLEEVECMIYIISHSTVFYLVDGINVGAIEEKIKRYSQENAEQIMVNRARKAEDLTAALAACKAQPPQTDTVTSSNHGTTAATAYIQAPRPTGMGPQPLPIGGGGRADHQRYYSVEDDAMLRIKAERAPRAGGFSLEISKKRAFEEAFSCIWV, encoded by the exons ATGGTGATGGTGTCTAACTCTAGCCATCACAACAAGGAAATAAACGTCAGAAGGAGGATCTCTGCGAT ATACAATAAGCGGGAAGAGGATTTTTCAGCGCTTAAGGACTACAATGACTACTTGGAAGAAGTGGAGTGCATGA TATATATTATCTCCCATTCCACAGTATTTTATTTGGTAGATGGAATCAATGTTGGGGCCATTGAGGAGAAGATTAAGAGATACTCTCAAGAGAATGCTGAACAGATCATGGTTAATCGCGCCCGCAAG GCTGAGGATTTAACTGCAGCCTTGGCAGCTTGCAAGGCCCAACCTCCACAAACTGATACTGTTACG TCTTCAAACCATGGGACTACGGCTGCAACTGCATACATTCAGGCTCCACGACCAACGGGAATGGGCCCACAACCTCTACCTATAGGAGGAGGAGGAAGAGCAGATCATCAACGTTACTACTCTGTGGAAGACGATGCAATGTTGAGGATCAAAGCGGAGAGAGCTCCACGCGCTGGAGGATTTTCTTTAGAGATAAGCAAGAAGAGGGCTTTTGAAGAAGCATTTTCATGCATTTGGGTTTGA
- the LOC106307082 gene encoding calponin homology domain-containing protein DDB_G0272472-like, producing MVERSHSFKLPGAEINDLRMALYERKEVVERLQDELEAEREASATSASEAMSMILRLQGEKAELAMEAEQYKRIVEEEMSHAEMSFALLEDFIYQKEVEITALEYQVEAYRNQLLSLGYSDLNSLDDVKLQGSLSDRSQTPSPELVDDLSIPVEKEVIEQSLDSQKSSLDVYWEQIKKLDEQVKELTHFRDSMQYKSSMSESRVNKREEDVASSSKGLCKSEETLVIKVAKHAKMDKKSPKQTRDRSGKRNRGEYQAELQRLRQRVERLERERTKTEPETSGVVKEEEISLVREVKEEVSSVQSSEVKRSDRLENLQPWIDPSIVSIQEAMLYFWL from the exons ATGGTTGAACGAAGCCACAGCTTTAAGTTACCAGGAGCTGAGATAAATGATCTAAGAATGGCTCTTTATGAGCGCAAAGAAGTAGTTGAGAGGCTCCAAGATGAGTTAGAAGCAGAGAGAGAAGCATCTGCCACGTCAGCGAGCGAGGCTATGTCAATGATTCTCAGGCTGCAAGGAGAGAAAGCTGAGCTAGCCATGGAAGCTGAACAGTACAAGAGAATAGTCGAAGAAGAAATGTCTCACGCTGAGATGTCCTTTGCGCTCTTAGAGGATTTTATCTACCAGAAAGAGGTTGAGATCACTGCGCTTGAGTATCAAGTGGAAGCTTATAGAAACCAGCTTTTGAGCTTGGGGTATAGTGACTTGAATAGCTTAGATGATGTTAAGCTTCAAGGGTCATTGAGTGATAGGTCTCAAACACCCTCTCCAGAGTTGGTAGATGATCTTTCTATCCCTGTGGAGAAGGAAGTTATTGAGCAGAGTTTGGACTCACAGAAGAGTTCCTTAGATGTGTATTGGGAACAGATCAAGAAGCTGGATGAGCAAGTGAAAGAGCTTACACATTTTAGAGACTCGATGCAATACAAGAGTTCAATGTCTGAATCTCGAGTCAACAAGAGAGAAGAAGATGTTGCAAGCTCATCAAAGGGTTTGTGTAAAAGTGAGGAAACTCTGGTGATAAAAGTTGCAAAGCATGCAAAGATGGATAAGAAATCACCTAAACAGACAAGAGACAGAAGCGGTAAGAGAAACCGTGGAGAGTATCAAGCTGAACTACAGAGGTTGAGACAGAGAGTAGAGAGGCTTGAGAGGGAAAGGACTAAGACTGAGCCTGAAACTAGTGGAGTGGTTAAGGAAGAAGAGATTAGTCTAGTGAGGGAGGTGAAGGAGGAGGTAAGTTCTGTGCAATCATCTGAAGTGAAACGCTCAGATAGACTGGAGAATCTACAACCTTGGATTGACCCATCCATTGTTTCCATTCAAGAG GCAATGCTTTACTTTTGGCTATGA